One window of the Lysobacter sp. S4-A87 genome contains the following:
- a CDS encoding mandelate racemase/muconate lactonizing enzyme family protein, with protein MSTVRSVETFIVTVPRDTPYLGPLGPGERVNARGYVVRKGNGTIYPSVDRSVVVRITTEDGAVGWGETYGICAPRAVCEIINDLLAPELIGRDPQDVERIWDDLYGLMRVRGSFGGFYVDAIAALDIALWDLRARAQGKPLWQLLGTRQREQVPGYLSGLPAATVAGRVQMAREFQQQGHDAFKIHAVVSSEGIVEETAALREALGDDAELMVDLHWKFDADQALALIDHLAPYRLQFVEAPVKPEDVSGLARVAREGAIAVAAGEEWHTEYEARLRLEANAVRYIQPEMGHTGITQFLRIARLAQAAGVAIAPHATIGTGIFLAASLHASTVVSGLWRHEWQHSVFARSLELLDTDMDYADRHYRLPTGPGLGVTPGTRFWNYAEGVA; from the coding sequence ATGAGCACGGTGCGCAGCGTCGAGACCTTCATCGTCACCGTGCCGCGCGACACGCCTTACCTGGGACCGCTCGGCCCGGGCGAACGCGTCAACGCGCGCGGTTACGTCGTGCGCAAGGGCAACGGCACGATCTACCCGTCGGTGGACCGTTCGGTGGTCGTGCGCATCACCACCGAAGACGGCGCGGTCGGCTGGGGCGAAACCTACGGCATCTGCGCGCCCCGCGCCGTCTGCGAGATCATCAACGACCTGCTTGCGCCGGAACTGATCGGCCGCGATCCGCAGGATGTCGAACGGATCTGGGACGACCTTTACGGACTGATGCGCGTGCGCGGCAGCTTTGGCGGCTTCTATGTTGATGCCATCGCTGCGCTCGACATCGCCCTGTGGGACCTGCGTGCGCGTGCGCAGGGCAAGCCGCTGTGGCAGCTGCTCGGCACGCGCCAGCGCGAACAGGTGCCCGGTTACCTCTCGGGCCTGCCTGCCGCGACGGTCGCTGGCCGCGTGCAGATGGCGCGCGAGTTCCAGCAGCAGGGACATGACGCTTTCAAGATCCACGCCGTGGTCAGCAGCGAGGGCATCGTCGAGGAGACCGCCGCATTGCGCGAGGCGCTGGGCGACGACGCCGAACTGATGGTCGACCTGCACTGGAAGTTCGATGCCGACCAGGCGCTCGCGCTGATCGACCATCTCGCGCCCTACCGCCTGCAGTTCGTCGAAGCGCCGGTCAAACCCGAGGATGTCAGCGGCCTGGCGCGTGTCGCCCGCGAAGGTGCGATCGCGGTCGCCGCCGGCGAGGAATGGCACACCGAGTACGAGGCACGCCTGCGGCTCGAGGCCAACGCCGTGCGCTACATCCAGCCGGAGATGGGCCACACCGGCATCACCCAGTTCCTGCGCATCGCGCGACTGGCGCAGGCGGCCGGCGTGGCGATTGCCCCGCACGCGACCATCGGCACCGGCATCTTCCTGGCAGCCAGCCTGCACGCTTCGACGGTGGTCAGCGGCCTGTGGCGCCACGAGTGGCAGCACTCGGTGTTCGCCCGTTCGCTGGAACTGCTCGACACCGACATGGACTACGCCGATCGCCATTACCGCCTGCCGACCGGCCCCGGCCTGGGCGTGACGCCGGGAACGCGCTTCTGGAATTACGCCGAAGGCGTCGCCTGA
- a CDS encoding dihydrodipicolinate synthase family protein produces the protein MSESTGKAVTAALTGVFPILPTIFEDSGAIDYAGTRAVLEYILAAGADGIVFPGLASEYDMLGSDERLEMTARLGEWIAGRVPLVIGASSPDPELAMQFARAGADAGAVASMVLTPHRHARDPQAMADYFDAIHAASGIPVMLQNAPAPMGVGLAVDEVAWLAEQVPGIRYVKEETQPSGQRITQLTERAGDALDAVFGGAGARYVIDELVRGAKGTMPACEVTEVHVAMLKRFADGDIDGARDLFERSLPLLSVQAVFRWRLTKAVLKRRGLISGDHVRAPGPALDAFDQREVDALLARIADLVPLDRVPGAASA, from the coding sequence ATGAGCGAATCCACAGGGAAGGCAGTGACGGCAGCACTTACCGGGGTATTCCCGATCCTGCCGACCATCTTTGAAGACAGCGGCGCGATCGACTACGCCGGCACGCGCGCGGTGCTCGAGTACATCCTTGCCGCCGGTGCCGACGGCATCGTGTTCCCCGGCCTGGCCAGCGAGTACGACATGCTCGGCAGCGACGAACGCCTGGAGATGACGGCGCGCCTGGGCGAATGGATCGCCGGCCGCGTGCCGCTGGTGATCGGCGCGAGCAGCCCCGACCCGGAGCTGGCGATGCAGTTCGCGCGTGCAGGCGCCGATGCCGGCGCGGTCGCGTCGATGGTGCTCACGCCGCACCGTCACGCCAGGGATCCGCAGGCGATGGCCGACTACTTCGATGCGATCCACGCCGCCAGTGGCATCCCGGTGATGCTGCAGAACGCGCCTGCGCCGATGGGCGTCGGCCTTGCGGTCGACGAAGTCGCCTGGCTGGCCGAACAGGTACCGGGCATCCGCTACGTCAAAGAAGAAACGCAACCTTCGGGCCAGCGCATCACCCAACTGACCGAGCGCGCGGGCGATGCCCTCGATGCCGTGTTCGGCGGCGCCGGTGCGCGCTACGTGATCGATGAACTGGTACGCGGCGCCAAGGGTACGATGCCGGCTTGCGAAGTCACCGAGGTGCACGTGGCCATGCTCAAGCGTTTCGCCGATGGCGACATCGATGGCGCGCGTGATCTGTTCGAGCGCAGCTTGCCGCTGCTGAGCGTGCAGGCCGTGTTCCGCTGGCGCCTGACCAAGGCCGTGCTCAAGCGTCGCGGCCTGATCAGCGGCGACCACGTGCGCGCGCCGGGGCCGGCACTGGATGCGTTCGACCAGCGCGAAGTCGATGCGCTGCTGGCACGCATCGCCGACCTTGTCCCGCTCGATCGCGTGCCCGGAGCAGCCTCGGCATGA
- a CDS encoding TonB-dependent receptor, whose product MTPALLASMAAAAQTTTAAPEAATPAPQSSASTSDEPRTLDQVTVIGIRGSLEAAKDIKRDSTQIVDAIVADDIGKLPDTNVAESLGRVAGVQLERGMGEGSDILVRGLRENVILYNGRQIVDATGRGGNGLDQLNTSTYGLLTLVPSELISRLSVTKLAGSDQIAGALGGIIDIETRKPLAGDATQNVVTAEAGYDELGGNGGGGLFTLLSGRNSDNTFGGLLSATYSKYDVVQQGLDTFSGYARLNDTTVTPARTRFGSTDMRAQDINDDREKYGISAVLQWRPTDGVELTADTFYSKQDAERDRYWIAFNPSAALSNAVYSPHDILIKGTSAGPVLVNTEIADIDAQVWSSALRATFRGDGHLGGSAEVSYGTSNAEYHQNYMRLQPVVGRTSLVDFDLTNGDFGSFNVRGVDLTDPNQLRLSILFDNRYRAETDTTAARTDWTWDFDDSAIRALNFGARYSSLDTTQNPSRADIRPAGGIPANQLGDFLEVHSNNDFMDGEFAGLPRSFLAATRNAFTGCAAFTSFPSISQNPQCLDGTNNTLAYAGTFNIGEDFTEAYAKLDLNTAVGNMQLAGNVGIRYVGRDMDSTGNLINPNGSPQPTVFSRNDDYWLPSGIAKLDINDSLVLRGGAARVVAFPNTEDLNNGVSLNNNAVFDNGVQITPGTGTGGAPGLDPFEADQYDLSLEWYYSDEGMLSAGLFYKDVSTFIVQRQSAETYGGVNFLINRKVNGDSATIQGLELLAQVPIGGGFGVVATYTYIDSKTPITDINGNEMAFPGLSKNNANLIGYYEQGPFSARLAYNWRDEYLVALSAAATGIYNDTYSDLSATVSYDLNDRITFQLDGINLLDSQQKTFDGYDEGLRTNVVFGRGYKATMTFRF is encoded by the coding sequence ATGACACCCGCGCTGCTGGCGTCCATGGCCGCAGCGGCACAGACCACCACCGCCGCACCCGAAGCGGCGACACCGGCTCCCCAGAGCAGCGCCAGCACCAGCGACGAACCGCGCACGCTCGACCAGGTCACGGTCATCGGCATTCGCGGCAGCCTGGAAGCGGCCAAGGACATCAAGCGCGACTCGACCCAGATCGTCGACGCGATCGTCGCCGACGACATCGGCAAGCTGCCCGACACCAACGTCGCCGAATCGCTGGGCCGCGTCGCCGGCGTGCAGCTCGAACGCGGCATGGGCGAGGGCAGCGACATCCTGGTGCGTGGCCTGCGCGAGAACGTGATCCTCTACAACGGCCGCCAGATCGTCGATGCGACCGGACGTGGCGGCAACGGCCTCGACCAGCTCAACACCTCGACCTACGGCCTGCTGACGCTGGTGCCGTCGGAACTCATCTCGCGCCTGTCGGTGACCAAGCTGGCCGGTTCCGACCAGATCGCCGGTGCGCTGGGCGGCATCATCGACATCGAGACGCGCAAGCCGCTGGCCGGCGACGCCACGCAGAACGTGGTCACGGCCGAAGCCGGCTACGACGAACTCGGCGGCAACGGCGGCGGCGGATTGTTCACCCTGCTGTCGGGTCGCAACAGCGACAACACCTTTGGTGGCCTGCTTTCGGCGACCTACAGCAAGTACGACGTGGTCCAGCAGGGCCTGGACACGTTCTCCGGTTACGCCCGCTTAAACGACACCACGGTGACGCCGGCGCGCACGCGCTTTGGCAGCACCGACATGCGCGCGCAGGACATCAACGACGATCGCGAGAAGTACGGCATCAGCGCCGTGCTGCAATGGCGCCCGACCGATGGCGTCGAGCTCACGGCCGACACCTTCTACTCCAAGCAGGATGCCGAGCGCGACCGCTACTGGATCGCCTTCAATCCGAGCGCGGCGCTGTCGAACGCGGTGTACTCGCCGCACGACATCCTGATCAAGGGCACCTCGGCAGGCCCGGTGCTGGTCAATACCGAGATCGCCGACATCGACGCCCAGGTCTGGTCGAGCGCACTGCGCGCGACCTTCCGCGGCGACGGTCACCTGGGCGGCTCGGCGGAAGTGTCGTACGGAACTTCCAACGCCGAGTACCACCAGAACTACATGCGCCTGCAGCCGGTCGTCGGCCGCACCTCGCTGGTCGACTTCGACCTCACCAATGGCGACTTCGGCAGCTTCAACGTGCGCGGCGTCGACCTCACCGATCCCAACCAGCTGCGCCTGTCGATCCTGTTCGACAACCGCTACCGCGCCGAGACCGACACCACCGCCGCGCGCACCGACTGGACCTGGGACTTCGACGACTCGGCGATCCGCGCGCTCAACTTCGGCGCCCGCTACAGCTCGCTGGACACCACCCAGAATCCCTCGCGCGCCGACATCCGTCCGGCCGGCGGCATTCCCGCGAACCAGCTTGGCGACTTCCTTGAAGTCCACAGCAACAACGACTTCATGGATGGCGAGTTCGCCGGCCTGCCGCGAAGCTTCCTGGCAGCCACGCGCAACGCCTTCACCGGTTGCGCCGCATTCACCTCGTTCCCGTCGATCTCGCAGAACCCGCAATGCCTGGACGGTACCAACAACACGCTGGCCTACGCCGGGACGTTCAACATCGGCGAGGACTTCACCGAGGCCTACGCCAAGCTCGACCTCAACACCGCGGTGGGCAACATGCAGCTGGCCGGCAACGTCGGCATCCGCTATGTCGGTCGCGACATGGACTCGACCGGCAACCTGATCAACCCCAACGGCTCGCCGCAGCCGACGGTGTTCAGCCGCAATGACGACTACTGGCTGCCCTCGGGTATCGCCAAGCTCGACATCAACGACAGCCTGGTGCTGCGCGGCGGTGCCGCCCGCGTGGTCGCGTTCCCGAACACCGAAGACCTCAACAACGGCGTCTCGCTCAACAACAACGCCGTGTTCGACAACGGCGTGCAGATCACCCCGGGCACCGGCACCGGCGGCGCGCCGGGCCTGGATCCGTTCGAGGCAGATCAGTACGACCTGTCGCTGGAGTGGTACTACAGCGACGAGGGCATGCTGTCAGCCGGCCTGTTCTACAAGGACGTGTCGACATTCATCGTCCAGCGCCAGAGCGCCGAGACCTACGGCGGCGTCAACTTCCTGATCAACCGCAAGGTCAACGGCGACAGCGCCACCATCCAGGGCCTGGAGCTGCTGGCGCAGGTGCCGATCGGCGGCGGCTTTGGCGTCGTCGCGACCTACACCTACATCGACTCGAAGACGCCGATCACCGACATCAACGGCAATGAGATGGCCTTCCCGGGCCTGTCGAAGAACAACGCCAACCTGATCGGCTACTACGAGCAGGGACCGTTCAGTGCGCGCCTGGCCTACAACTGGCGCGACGAGTACCTGGTCGCGCTGTCGGCGGCGGCCACCGGCATCTACAACGACACCTACTCGGACCTGTCGGCCACGGTAAGCTACGACCTCAACGACCGCATTACCTTCCAGCTCGACGGCATCAACCTGCTCGACAGCCAGCAGAAGACCTTCGACGGGTATGACGAAGGCCTGCGCACCAACGTGGTGTTCGGTCGCGGTTACAAGGCGACGATGACCTTCCGCTTCTGA
- a CDS encoding SDR family oxidoreductase encodes MSEGSMAGRVALVTGAAGGIGAAVTRRLQQDGVRVAALDLHRAPAADASAIADLRSATAIDAAVAELEAALGPADVLVHCAAICPPGTLMDSADELFADTYAVNVIAAARLMRHCAARMRERGGGSIVLLTSINARFATPTLAAYASSKAALEELARTAALELAPWQIRVNAIAPASIDTAMLQSSFDREPDPAMARERNIQRHPLGRLGTPQDIAELAWFLASDRSGWITGGVFPVDGGAGVTRR; translated from the coding sequence ATGAGCGAAGGCAGCATGGCGGGCCGGGTGGCCCTGGTGACCGGGGCCGCCGGCGGGATCGGCGCAGCCGTCACCCGCCGGTTGCAGCAGGACGGCGTGCGCGTCGCGGCGCTGGACCTGCATCGCGCGCCCGCCGCCGACGCGTCAGCCATCGCCGACCTGCGCTCGGCCACGGCCATCGACGCGGCCGTGGCCGAACTGGAAGCGGCGCTTGGCCCGGCCGACGTGCTGGTCCACTGCGCCGCAATCTGTCCGCCGGGAACATTGATGGACTCGGCGGACGAACTGTTCGCCGACACCTACGCCGTCAACGTGATCGCCGCCGCGCGCCTGATGCGCCACTGCGCCGCCCGCATGCGCGAGCGTGGCGGCGGCTCGATCGTGTTGTTGACCTCGATCAACGCCCGCTTCGCCACGCCGACGCTCGCCGCCTACGCCAGCTCCAAGGCGGCGCTGGAGGAACTCGCGCGTACCGCGGCACTGGAGCTGGCGCCGTGGCAGATCCGCGTCAACGCCATCGCGCCGGCCTCGATCGATACCGCGATGCTGCAATCCTCCTTTGATCGCGAGCCTGATCCCGCGATGGCGCGCGAACGCAACATCCAGCGCCATCCGCTCGGCCGCCTGGGCACGCCGCAGGACATTGCCGAGCTGGCCTGGTTCCTCGCCAGCGACCGCAGCGGCTGGATCACCGGCGGCGTGTTCCCGGTCGACGGCGGTGCCGGCGTCACCAGGCGCTGA
- a CDS encoding 2-dehydro-3-deoxygalactonokinase, with translation MNQKHMQGCIVGINWGSSNFRAYLIDADAKVVDAMEAPAGIAGLDRDGMIRHMASVAVRWPGVTHVYACGMIGSNIGWIDAGYVECPVALGGLAQGLRETRIGEVEVLVVPGLACRRTRDNASDIMRGEETELFGLLVSRRLPQSGIVALPGTHTKWVRMDGGRVREFSTAMSGEIFDRLTAAGLLASIVDGPAHASPAFFDGVRAGVRRDAGLGTLLFGARAAVIRGDIKRSEGASYLRGLLIGSEVADARALFPELAEASIPLVGSGTVCALYAAALSHLDIDSHAVESREAIARGFAEMHALRLGSPA, from the coding sequence ATGAATCAAAAGCACATGCAAGGCTGCATCGTCGGCATCAACTGGGGCAGCTCGAATTTTCGCGCCTATCTGATCGATGCCGACGCCAAAGTCGTCGACGCGATGGAGGCTCCGGCGGGAATCGCTGGCCTCGACCGCGACGGCATGATCCGCCACATGGCCAGCGTGGCCGTGCGCTGGCCCGGCGTTACGCACGTCTACGCCTGCGGCATGATCGGCTCGAACATCGGCTGGATCGACGCCGGCTACGTCGAATGCCCGGTGGCCCTCGGTGGCCTGGCGCAGGGTCTGCGCGAGACGCGCATCGGCGAGGTCGAGGTGCTTGTCGTGCCCGGGCTGGCTTGCCGCCGTACCCGCGACAACGCCTCCGACATCATGCGCGGCGAGGAAACCGAGCTGTTCGGCCTGCTCGTTTCACGACGCCTGCCGCAGTCGGGCATCGTTGCCCTGCCGGGCACGCACACCAAATGGGTGCGCATGGACGGTGGTCGCGTGCGCGAGTTCTCGACCGCGATGTCGGGCGAGATCTTCGACCGCCTCACCGCTGCCGGCCTGCTCGCATCGATCGTCGACGGGCCGGCGCACGCCAGCCCGGCGTTCTTCGACGGCGTGCGCGCCGGCGTGCGTCGCGATGCGGGCCTGGGCACGTTGCTGTTCGGTGCACGCGCGGCGGTAATCCGCGGCGACATCAAGCGCAGCGAGGGCGCCTCGTACCTGCGCGGCCTGCTCATCGGTTCGGAAGTCGCCGATGCGCGCGCGCTGTTCCCCGAGCTTGCCGAGGCCAGCATTCCCCTCGTCGGCTCCGGTACGGTCTGCGCGCTGTATGCGGCCGCGCTGAGCCATCTCGACATCGACAGCCACGCCGTGGAGTCGCGCGAGGCCATCGCCAGGGGCTTCGCGGAGATGCATGCATTGCGCCTGGGGTCGCCGGCATGA